In the genome of Aulosira sp. FACHB-615, one region contains:
- a CDS encoding A24 family peptidase — translation MDFLIAVPAIIVVFALGASIGSFINVVVYRIPAGLSILWPPSRCPHCLNQLKAYDNVPVLGWLWLRGKCRYCKNKIAVRYPVVEAITGIVFVVIFLVFQVSIATLGYWAFCSWLLALALIDLDTMTLPNALTQSGLVLGLGFQIISGFTQEASSVSIVRHLMMGIVGAVIGLWLFDGIAFGGSIVLGKTAMGAGDAKLAAMMGAWLGWRYLLLASLIACTVGVLIGGLVLVRSPKKTGVKIPFGPFLALGAIITVFTGPVILSAYLQLFNLSQ, via the coding sequence ATGGACTTTTTAATAGCCGTTCCGGCGATTATTGTTGTTTTCGCCTTGGGTGCATCTATAGGTAGCTTCATTAACGTTGTAGTTTATCGAATCCCTGCGGGGTTATCGATTCTTTGGCCGCCTTCCCGTTGCCCCCATTGCTTAAACCAGCTAAAAGCTTATGACAATGTACCCGTGCTGGGATGGTTGTGGTTACGCGGAAAATGCCGTTATTGCAAAAATAAAATAGCTGTTCGTTATCCCGTAGTAGAAGCAATAACGGGAATAGTTTTTGTTGTGATTTTTTTAGTATTTCAAGTTTCCATCGCTACGTTAGGATATTGGGCTTTTTGTAGTTGGCTGTTAGCATTAGCCTTAATTGATTTAGATACCATGACTCTCCCCAATGCCCTAACACAATCAGGTTTAGTGTTAGGCTTGGGATTTCAAATAATTAGCGGTTTTACCCAAGAAGCCAGCAGTGTGAGTATAGTTAGACACCTGATGATGGGGATAGTTGGTGCTGTTATTGGTTTATGGCTATTTGATGGCATCGCCTTTGGTGGTTCAATAGTTCTCGGTAAAACGGCGATGGGTGCGGGAGATGCCAAACTTGCAGCCATGATGGGAGCTTGGCTGGGTTGGCGATATTTGCTGTTAGCTAGTTTAATTGCCTGTACTGTGGGAGTATTAATAGGTGGATTAGTATTGGTGCGATCGCCTAAAAAAACCGGAGTAAAAATCCCCTTCGGCCCTTTTTTAGCACTAGGCGCAATCATCACTGTCTTTACTGGCCCAGTCATCTTATCGGCTTATTTGCAACTATTCAATTTATCTCAATAA